DNA from Terriglobia bacterium:
CCGATTTTCAGGAAGTAAATAAAAATGGATGCGAGCCCGACCGACGGAGCGGCAGCCGCACTCGTCGGCAGAAGAAAGACCAGGGCGGCGCGGAGGTCGCGCGGGCTGCGGCGCATTGCCTCGAACGCAGCGCCGACGAGCGCGGCGGCGGCCAGCAGCCAAATCGGGTGCGGACTGAAATATCCGGCCACGGCGGCGGCGACCGCGATCGCCACCAGCAGTGTCGTTTTCAGGGCGCTGACCGCGTAGCGCCACAAGGCGCGCGCGATGATGGCGATGATCACCGGCTTGACCGCGTAGAGGAAGGCGTTCATCTGCGGCAGCGCGCCGAACCGCATGTACGCCCAGGCGAGCGCGATGACCAAAATCGCCGAAGGAGCAATGAAGCAGACGCCGCCCAGAACAAGGCCGGCCCAGCCGCCGCGCGCGTAGCCGAGATAGATGGCCATCTCGGTGGAGTTGGGGCCGGGCAGCAGGTTGATGGCGCCGAGAAAGTCAAGAAAGCGCTCGCGGGTGAGCCAGGGGCGGCGGTTGACGCACTCGTCTTCCATCATGGCAAGATGCGCCGGAGGCCCGCCGAATCCCGTGACGCCGATTTTGAGGAAGACGAGCGCGATTTCGCCCAGCGAGTGCCGTGCCGCGTTGTCAGGTTCTGCGTGCATCGAGCGCAAGAGCAGTAGTAAGTACGCAGTCCTCGATGGTCAAGAGAAAAGCAAGGGCAAAGCAA
Protein-coding regions in this window:
- the chrA gene encoding chromate efflux transporter; this encodes MHAEPDNAARHSLGEIALVFLKIGVTGFGGPPAHLAMMEDECVNRRPWLTRERFLDFLGAINLLPGPNSTEMAIYLGYARGGWAGLVLGGVCFIAPSAILVIALAWAYMRFGALPQMNAFLYAVKPVIIAIIARALWRYAVSALKTTLLVAIAVAAAVAGYFSPHPIWLLAAAALVGAAFEAMRRSPRDLRAALVFLLPTSAAAAPSVGLASIFIYFLKIGSVLFGSGYVLVAFLRSDLVDHWHWVTNSQLLDAVAVGQVTPGPLSTAATFLGYLLAGPVGALAATIAMFLPAFVYVAISEPLVRALRRSRVAGAALDGVIAGSVALIAVVTIQLGRAAILDVPTILIFLVSFAILTWTRVNSAWLIMVAGLIGLLVWGRW